One stretch of Astatotilapia calliptera chromosome 3, fAstCal1.2, whole genome shotgun sequence DNA includes these proteins:
- the men1 gene encoding menin — translation MGLHSAQKKHFPLRGIDGVVQLFDAELRKPEPDLALLSLVLGFVEHFLAVNRVIPINVPGVRFEPLEPDCPMSCFPTVELGMISALYERFTAQIRGAVDLSQYRRTAAGSSRELVKKVSDVIWNSLSRSYFKDRAHIQSLFSLITGTKLDSSGVAFAVVAACQVLGLNDVHLALSEDHAWVIFGKNGEETAEVTWHGKGNEDRRGQTVTAGVNEKSWLYLKGSYMKCDRNMEVAFMVCAINPSLDLHTDSSELLLLQQKLLWLLYERGDLDRYPMAMGTLADLEDQEPIPGKENPLKIHLKAVTSAQKHYNNEHIYPYMYLAGFHYRHRSVREALRSWAEAAQVMQDYNYFREDEEIYKEFFDIANDVIPTLLKETATAAESPGEGGEETEGGDEDQPKQAAAVSALQDPECFAHLLRFYDGICKWEEGSPTPVLHVGWATYLVQSLSRFDAQVRQKVTIITKEPDPQDDDDQSSEDFREGRRRGPRRESKLEDQSSPPSAAPTSPCSQPAAVAAQPKKVGEGGLRRRSSQGLRAGDIEGKPKSPSLPDSASSPFSPEQAPLSPAGTVIAFQSEKMKGMKELLCAAKVNSSAIKLQLTAQSQVQMKRQKSTPAGDYSMSFLKRQRKSL, via the exons ATGGGTTTGCACTCGGCCCAGAAGAAGCACTTTCCTCTGCGGGGAATCGATGGAGTCGTTCAGTTGTTTGATGCAGAGCTCCGGAAACCAGAGCCGGACTTGGCTCTTCTTTCACTGGTCTTGGGTTTTGTTGAGCACTTCCTGGCTGTGAACCGAGTCATCCCCATAAATGTTCCAGGGGTCCGTTTTGAGCCGCTGGAGCCGGATTGTCCCATGTCTTGCTTCCCCACAGTGGAGCTGGGCATGATTTCTGCTCTGTATGAGCGGTTCACAGCACAGATCCGTGGGGCTGTGGATCTGTCCCAGTATCGGAGAACTGCTGCGGGATCCAGCCGAGAGCTGGTGAAGAAGGTATCGGATGTGATCTGGAACAGTCTCAGTCGTTCTTACTTCAAGGATCGAGCCCACATCCAGTCCCTATTCAGCCTCATCACAG GTACCAAACTGGATAGTTCTGGAGTGGCCTTTGCAGTAGTGGCTGCCTGTCAGGTCTTGGGTCTAAATGATGTACACCTGGCACTATCTGAGGACCACGCCTGGGTGATATTTGGTAAAAATGGTGAGGAGACAGCAGAAGTCACCTGGCACGGGAAGGGTAACGAGGACCGGCGAGGACAAACCGTCACAGCTGGAGTCAATGAGAAG AGCTGGCTGTATCTGAAGGGTTCCTACATGAAGTGTGACAGAAACATGGAGGTGGCCTTCATGGTTTGTGCCATCAACCCATCACTGGACCTGCACACAGACAGCTCCGAgcttctgctgctgcaacaG AAACTCCTCTGGCTATTGTATGAACGAGGCGACCTGGACAG ATATCCCATGGCCATGGGCACTCTGGCAGACCTTGAAGACCAGGAACCAATTCCAGGAAAAGAGAACCCCCTGAAAATCCACCTGAAG GCCGTCACTTCTGCTCAGAAGCACTATAACAACGAGCACATCTACCCCTACATGTACCTGGCTGGCTTCCACTACAGGCACAGGAGTGTGCGGGAGGCCCTGAGGTCCTGGGCTGAGGCCGCCCAGGTCATGCAGGA CTATAACTATTTCCGCGAGGATGAGGAGATCTACAAGGAGTTCTTTGACATTGCAAATGATGTCATCCCTACCTTGCTGAAGGAAACGGCGACAGCAGCAGAGAGTCCtggggagggaggagaggagacagaagGAGGGGACGAG GATCAGCCCAAGCAGGCAGCGGCTGTCTCTGCACTGCAGGACCCCGAGTGCTTTGCCCATCTGCTGCGTTTTTATGACGGCATCTGCAAGTGGGAGGAGGGGAGTCCCACGCCGGTCCTTCATGTGGGCTGGGCCACATACCTTGTCCAGTCTCTGAGTCGCTTTGATGCCCAG GTGCGTCAGAAAGTAACAATCATCACCAAAGAGCCAGATCCCCAGGACGACGACGACCAGTCGAGCGAGGACTTCAGGGAAGGGCGCAGGCGTGGCCCCAGGAGGGAGTCCAAGCTGGAGGACCAGAGCTCTCCTCCTTCTGCCGCTCCTACCTCCCCGTGCAGCCAGCCGGCTGCAGTGGCAGCTCAGCCCAAGAAGGTGGGAGAAGGAGGGCTCCGCCGGCGCTCCTCCCAGGGACTACGTGCTGGAGACATTGAAGGAAAACCCAAGTCCCCCAGTCTCCCAGACTCCGCATCTTCTCCTTTCTCCCCGGAGCAGGCCCCCCTCTCGCCAGCTGGCACTGTAATCGCCTTTCAGAGTGAGAAGATGAAGGGGATGAAGGAGCTCCTGTGCGCTGCCAAGGTGAACTCCAGCGCCATCAAGCTGCAGCTCACCGCACAGTCACAGGTCCAGATGAAGAGGCAGAAGAGCACTCCGGCGGGAGATTACTCCATGTCATTCCTGAAGCGCCAGCGTAAGTCACTGTAG